A window of Amblyraja radiata isolate CabotCenter1 chromosome 25, sAmbRad1.1.pri, whole genome shotgun sequence contains these coding sequences:
- the pus1 gene encoding tRNA pseudouridine synthase A encodes MAEVEVEAGGKRRRREAGIEAQEPQSPQPQAQAPAQAAPTPGNGLKRAAGGEGDGAGGGKSPKRKVVLLLVYSGKGYHGMQRNVGSAQFKTIEDELVSALVGAGCIPENHGNDMRKMSFQRSARTDKGVSAAGQIVSLKLWLIDNLVEKVNENLPPGIKILGMRRVTGRFNSKNTCDARTYFYMLPTFALGHKDEGAGPETFRLSTCALGRVNKLLGCYKGTHNFHNFTSGKGPRDPSAKRYIMEMFCEAPFVRQGVEFAVLKVKGQSFMMHQIRKMIGLVIAVVRGYAAEAIMEQSWGEAKVDVPKAPGLGLVLDTVHFEKYNQRFGSDGVHQALEWTDVEPQRAAFKEDHIYPTIVTTEQEEQSMANWLNTLPIHDFTATASGNQLTDNHSKKMNDDVDGGSDVGESD; translated from the exons ATGgccgaggtggaggtggaggcgggCGGCAAGCGGCGGCGGCGAGAGGCGGGGATCGAGGCCCAGGAGCCGCAGAGCCCACAACCCCAGGCCCAGGCCCCGGCACAGGCCGCACCAACGCCGGGCAACGGGCTGAAGCGGGCGGCGGGGGGAGAGGGCGACGGGGCCGGGGGCGGGAAGAGCCCGAAGCGCAAAGTGGTTCTGCTGCTGGTTTACTCGGGCAAAGGCTACCACGGCATGCAG AGGAACGTAGGTTCTGCTCAGTTCAAGACAAtcgaggatgagttggtgtcagcACTGGTGGGGGCCGGCTGTATACCGGAGAACCACGGGAATGATATGCGGAAGATGTCCTTCCAGAGAAGTGCAAGGACTGACAAG GGTGTATCGGCTGCTGGTCAGATTGTCTCGCTGAAACTCTGGCTCATCGACAACCTTGTGGAGAAGGTCAATGAAAACCTGCCGCCCGGCATTAAAATATTAg ggatgAGGCGTGTGACAGGGCGGTTCAACTCCAAGAACACGTGCGATGCCCGCACCTACTTCTACATGCTGCCCACCTTTGCGCTTGGCCACAAG GATGAGGGGGCTGGTCCAGAGACGTTCCGTCTGAGTACGTGTGCTCTGGGCCGAGTCAACAAGCTGCTGGGCTGCTACAAAGGCACTCACAACTTCCACAACTTCACGTCTGGGAAGGGTCCGAGAGACCCCAGCGCCAAGCGCTACATCATGGAGATGTTCTGCGAAGCTCCCTTTGTGCGGCAGGGCGTGGAGTTTGCCGTGCTGAAGGTGAAGGGGCAGAGCTTCATGATGCACCAGATCAGGAAGATGATCGGCCTGGTGATTGCCGTGGTGAGGGGTTACGCTGCGGAGGCCATCATGGAGCAGAGCTGGGGCGAGGCGAAGGTGGACGTCCCCAAGGCCCCGGGCCTGGGGCTGGTGTTGGACACCGTCCACTTCGAGAAGTACAACCAGCGCTTCGGCAGCGACGGGGTCCACCAGGCTCTGGAGTGGACCGACGTGGAACCACAAAGGGCCGCCTTCAAAGAGGATCACATCTACCCCACCATCGTCACCACGGAGCAGGAGGAACAGTCAATGGCCAACTGGCTCAACACCCTACCTATTCACGACTTCACTGCCACAGCCTCAGGCAACCAGCTAACGGACAACCATTCCAAG AAGATGAACGATGATGTGGATGGCGGCAGTGATGTGGGTGAATCTGACTGA